One segment of Ziziphus jujuba cultivar Dongzao chromosome 12, ASM3175591v1 DNA contains the following:
- the LOC107429534 gene encoding uncharacterized protein LOC107429534 isoform X3: protein MADFILQLPNGLRSFRVSVSPNGVSSPLTSSSGEVGTLRPTRSRANGPKMSNVRKGVKRRPDPPCVVCLGSGRIDCHQCRGKGVELAAEVV from the exons atggcggATTTCATTCTGCAACTACCTAACGGCTTGAGGAGCTTCCGTGTTTCTGTTTCACCAAACG GGGTTTCTTCTCCACTGACGAGCAGTTCAGGTGAAGTTGGAACCCTTAGGCCAACCAGAAGCAGAGCTAATGGTCCAAAAATG TCAAATGTTCGGAAAGGGGTTAAAAGGAGGCCTGATCCACCTTGTGTAGTCTGCTTGGGCAGTGGGAGAATTGATTGCCACCAGTGCCGCGGAAAAG GTGTAGAACTTGCGGCGGAAGTGGTCTAG
- the LOC107429534 gene encoding uncharacterized protein LOC107429534 isoform X2 — translation MADFILQLPNGLRSFRVSVSPNGVSSPLTSSSGEVGTLRPTRSRANGPKMSNVRKGVKRRPDPPCVVCLGSGRIDCHQCRGKGRTNHIHLEMLPKGEWPKW, via the exons atggcggATTTCATTCTGCAACTACCTAACGGCTTGAGGAGCTTCCGTGTTTCTGTTTCACCAAACG GGGTTTCTTCTCCACTGACGAGCAGTTCAGGTGAAGTTGGAACCCTTAGGCCAACCAGAAGCAGAGCTAATGGTCCAAAAATG TCAAATGTTCGGAAAGGGGTTAAAAGGAGGCCTGATCCACCTTGTGTAGTCTGCTTGGGCAGTGGGAGAATTGATTGCCACCAGTGCCGCGGAAAAG GAAGGACAAACCATATTCATTTGGAAATGCTCCCTAAGGGGGAATGGCCAAAATGGTGA
- the LOC107429534 gene encoding uncharacterized protein LOC107429534 isoform X1 — protein sequence MADFILQLPNGLRSFRVSVSPNGVSSPLTSSSGEVGTLRPTRSRANGPKMSNVRKGVKRRPDPPCVVCLGSGRIDCHQCRGKGRTNHIHLEMLPKGEWPKWCRTCGGSGLDYCPRCLGTGEYRYVMGFRFMNVDHKNNEISSNKKRGSIADLYEEQ from the exons atggcggATTTCATTCTGCAACTACCTAACGGCTTGAGGAGCTTCCGTGTTTCTGTTTCACCAAACG GGGTTTCTTCTCCACTGACGAGCAGTTCAGGTGAAGTTGGAACCCTTAGGCCAACCAGAAGCAGAGCTAATGGTCCAAAAATG TCAAATGTTCGGAAAGGGGTTAAAAGGAGGCCTGATCCACCTTGTGTAGTCTGCTTGGGCAGTGGGAGAATTGATTGCCACCAGTGCCGCGGAAAAG GAAGGACAAACCATATTCATTTGGAAATGCTCCCTAAGGGGGAATGGCCAAAATG GTGTAGAACTTGCGGCGGAAGTGGTCTAGACTACTGTCCCCGTTGCCTTGGGACCGGTGAATATAGGTACGTCATGGGCTTTCGATTCATGAACGTGGATCACAAGAATAATGAGATTTCAAGTAATAAAAAACGTGGCAGCATAGCAGATCTTTATGAAGAACAATGA